aaatcattataaaaatatgaaatcttTGCGCAGATCtatttttaaattacatttGTCGATAAAATCTATTAACATTAAAAACAAAAGAACTATGATGATTGTtaaaaacaccctgtataatttttcgttttatcttTATCTAACAGCTCACGGCCTTATGCTTTGGAAACACGTCTCATCGTAAAGATTTTACATGAATCGGTTCATGTGTATGCATTGTTTACGTTAAATAGTTGTGCAGCTTTTACTTCGCAAAGAACGCTTTATTTATTGTTATACAGTTATTAATTACACGTTCAATAAATtcttaatttctgaaaaatatttTGTCTAACGATACAACAGCTATCATTTATTGTAATCGTAATTTGATGGTTGTATGATTGGATAAGTAATAAACGTGTACAGTCGAAACATCGTATATGTAAAATAGTAAGATTTAAGTATTTTTGTTAATGAATGTTAATAGATTCAGTGCAAATGCTTTGCGGTACAAAATATCGTACTATAAACAATTTACCTCTTTTACGTTGTCTCTGTTCTTATCTCGGTAAGATATTCATAATAAGATACTACTGTAAATCATAGGTTATTATGTATGTGCTATTTTAAGGGATtcatttttataatataataataaatgaaattaaatatttttctttcactatgatttttgaaataaataaatgagtTAATGCACAAAAGTACAGAATCAATGAAATTTGTATACTCTTAGGGAACATATGTACAACGAATCTTATAGAAATCATTTTTTAGAGCAAATTTTTTAAGTTTGAAAaatgtataataattatatCAGTATTATCATTTATTTTCAGATAATACTTTTTGCAAAAATATGTCTGTTGTAACTGAAAGCCATAATTTAAATACAAACATCGTTGAAAAATCCAACAAAAGACAAATAGATGATGAAGACagtgaaattaaaattaaagcacAGAAGATAGAAGATACAAAAAAAACAGTGCAAAGAgttaaaagaaaaaattatgTAATAATGTTGGGTTATTCCGGCAAAAATTATTTTGGTATGCAAAAGAATAATGATACAAAGACTATAGAATCAGATTTATTTAGTGCTTTGTTGAAAGCTAATTTAATTACTAAGGAACAGTTCGAAGATATAAGGGAAATCAAATTTCAAAGAGCTGCACGTACGGATAAAGGTGTATCAGCAGTTAGACAAATTGTTTCTTTGAAACTACGTGAGTAActgattattttttaatttatgtatactttaaaataattattactttatttaataagtttcaaattaaattatgaattattcaaataatattttttatttcatatatttCGACTATTACTTGTTTTAGCTGACTCTGCAACTAAAGAAGAAATTAATAAACATCTTCCACAACAAATCAGAGTATTTAGCGTGAGAAGAGTTACAAAAGGTTTTAACAGCAAGAATCAGTGTGATGCACGAACATATAGGTATGTCATTCCTACATTTGCATTTGCTCCAGAGGATCCAAGTTTTTTAACTCAGGAGGAAGAATTAGATGAAGAAGTACGATACAAACAAATATCTACAATAAATGGAAAACCATATAAAGAATTTAGATTCACACCAGATatgaaagaaaaattaaatgaaactCTAAAATTATTTGAAGGTACACATAATTTCCACAATTTTACATCAAAAATGTaagttataaaattaaaattttttctagcaaaatattgttatataataaggaaatttatttcataaattCTTTTACAGAAAAGCATTGGATCCAAGATCTAAgcgttttataatatattttcgtTGCGTTGAAATATTTGTTGCAAATGATATAGAATTTGCAGTATTAGAAGTTAAAGGACAAAGCTTCATGCTACATCAAATTAGAAAAATGGTGGCGTTTACAGTGGGAATTTTCAGAAACATTGTTACAGATGATTTAATTAAGGATATATTTTCTGTAAATAAAATTCGTGTTAGCACTGCACCCGGTTTAGGATTAAGTTTACATcatgtaattttaattttaaattaatctCAATACTTTGACTGTTTGATGTTTTAACACTGCATTAGTTAGAGGTAGTTTTTTgagaaaaaatagtaaaaacacAATGGAATACTACATCCTTAATTAGtagaatataatttttaaaatattgtagTATTACATCATTCATTGCCAAAGTGTTaagttaaaattgaattttttaaatttatatttattaaaaatttatattttattttatttaggtacattataaatattacaATGAGAGGTATGGTCAAGATGGAATTCATGAAGCACTAGATTGGAGTGAATGTGATGAAGAAACAGAACAATTTTATAAGGAACATATCTTGCAAAATATAATAGATACAGAAGCTACAGAAGCAACGTATCCTTTTTTAAAACATAATcatttatttatgaaacatttttaataatatacatGCCTTAACTAATATGACATAGGACATTCGATTGGCTGGCACATTTTTACACACCAACAAGATTTATTGTCAGAGACACAGAACCTACGATTGAGTATATTGAAGAAATTgaataattctatttatatacATTAAAATTGTATTTAGTACGATTCTCAATAATTATtactaattattttttaaattataacgaTATCTATATTTTGGATACTCCACAAATTTGTCAAGCATCATTTATATTATCTAAGCAGTTATCATTATTTGTTTACCAATTATATCGATTAAAAAAATTAGTTTTTTTCTTCTTATATCGTCGAATGGAGTGAAATTTCGAGTTGTATGCATTTATTTGCGTCTTTCTTCTGCATGTGATCTTTAGATGAGGATATATCGTGTACGTCTTCTGCGTATTTTCCCGCATGAACACATTCACGCATACAGTGAATACTGCTAATCTTACTATGTGTTTGCTTGTGCCGGGTAATTCCAGCTCGATTCAGGATCAGTAGACGATTGACGAGTATTGAATGAAGAAGTAAATCGTGAATCTTTATAATTCACTTTATTATGAAGaatacaataatcgtaattattttATCAATTATTTCGAGTaagtaattatatttttactatatcataaatatttacattggcttttaacaaattttataacAAAATTGGAAATGTTATTTTAAACATTAAAGAGGAATAAAGAGTATTACTAATACTTGAAGTAAAATTGTTAATACAAATATGTGCATTGATTCCAACTatattacattaatttaatGTTGAATGAATTTCGTTTACTACTAATGTATTAAAAATAAGTATTAGAAATTAGATACTTCACGTTGAAAAATTAATTgattatatattttaatattttgattgaaaataattgtaatataataaaagaataaaagtaCAGTATGCAACATGTGTCAGAAACCAGTTTACGTGACCTTGAACTGCAGATGAGAAGACACTGGCATGCTACATAATCAAAGACCCTGAGTAACAGAATATTTACCTCATGAAATTAAAATCAATGGAAAATATTTTCGATTAGTGTCTGTTGACGAATAATACAGTTGTTATTTTTTTAATGATCTTttgttattgtttttaatgtataaatataatttttgtaTAAAGATATATTGGTATATTTGAAATGTTGCGAAATCTCACGAATTTGTCGTGTGATCTAGTAATGgcaaaaatgtttataaaataatatagaaTAGTTAAATGAGATTACATCATTTTgttgtaaataatttattataaaatatggaTAAAAAATATGATACAATGTGAAGGTGTCTAGTGCATACTATGTTTATAATGCACAATAAATTGTAGACTTCGAGTGAATTGAAATAAGAATAATTGTTTTAAAAGTAAAGAatatatttatatctttttatAGATATAGTAGAATATGGACATGGGCAAAGTAATAACTGTGGGTAAGCCTTTTCAATTTTCctaaagtacaacaatttttgcttACAGCATTCAGTAAGGTCCTCTCAATAATTgtgaataaattaattaattgtttTCTTTTTGTAACAGTTTAGAAAGATTTCAATGCAGGAGTGGACAATGTATAACAAATACATTGTTATGTGATGGACGACCAGATTGTAATGATCAGTCTGACGAAACAAATGTAGAATGTACCAAACCAGAAATTACATGTCCTGATTATGCATTTCGATGTGCATATGGTGCATGTGTAGATGGAGATGCAGCTTGCAATGGAGTAAAGGACTGCATTGATAACAGTGATGAAACATTACCCAGATGTTCaaataaagaatacaatatatctTTATGTTCCGAAAATCAGTTTGTTTGTAATAATGGACAATGTATTGCTGGAAGTAAAATATGTGATGGTACTGCTGAATGCACAGACTCTTCAGACGAAACATTTGCTCAATGTGGATCAGTCGTGTAAGTGCGAAATTTAAAACATGATATATATCTTGATCATTTCACATATACAAGAAACTAAGAATCATatgtatagaaaataaataatcgACACATTGAACATACAGTAAGGTTTACCCATCTTAATCTTTCAATAGGTGTCAAGAGCTTTTCTTTCGCTGTCATTATGGTGCCTGTatcgatagagatttaaaatgtAATGGTGTCGTGAATTGTGCAGATGGTTCAGATGAAGACCCAAGAATATGTAGTAATGTAGTTACAGAATCACCAGCCACAACATCCCCTATTTTAACTACTTCAACAACTGAATGGACTCCAAGACCGAAACAGACTTGTATTGCACCTTTGCAACCAAAGAATGGTTTCTGGGAGTTAGATAAATCACACTGTGTTACTGAAGAACAGTGTAATGTACAGCAAGGGACTCAGATGGAGTTGGGAACGGTATTAGTTTATAGTTGTAATTCTGGCTATAAAATCAGGGGTCCTTCAAATGTAGTTTGTGGTAGAGGAGGAAAATGGTTCAGCATTCCAGTTTGCATAGGtatgaaaatattataaaacgagatatacgtatatatatgtatgccgAAATAGTCAGATGTAATTTTGTGTTTCAGAAATTCACTGTAAAGCTTTAGACTTAGGTTCGACATTTGCTGAATGTTATTACAATGGTGAAAGGGTATCATGTCAGTCACCTGTTTTGCCTGGCACACAAGCACGATCATTAAAATGTCGTGCTGGTTATCGgcaagatgcaacactttttccaagtTCAGATGTTACATGTACTCAAAATGGTCAATGGGAACCAGAACCATTACGGTGTATTCCAGGTCCGCtagtaataaatattaacattatTAAGCCTTCTGCTTCACCGGATTCTAAAGTAGAAGAAGATAATCTTCCATTAATAGAGATAGCAAATGATAAAGTTGTTATTTACACAAATAATAAGCAAGAGTATAGTCCAGATATTGACATTAGAATGAATAATGGAAAATGAAAACAATAACCGGATGTAAGATGAAAACATATTTTAGCTAGTTTTGAAAATATAGCAAAGAAggcaaaaagaataaaaaatagagATTCGAGAAAATTTAGTTTTCATCTATAAaagttatatttttaataaacatactgttatatttatttagttttaaatttaatatctaTTTCTGTGAAATCCCGTTACGTCAAGAAATACGTGTGAATTATTTCTAGTTATTTAAAACTGAATGCTAATTTAATAAGTgcaaataaatttataatacaGTAGAATTCTGATAATCTGGCGTATTCATGATTTTGGTAGCGTCGAATTATTAAATATATCGAATTATTGAACTACAATTTACAATTTCACaacaaaaatatatatgtttCGTAGTTCGTCTataagagtattgcgaactcgcTCCGTGTGTAATGAATAACTACGAACAATGAAGCACACAGATTTCTTGTTCTTTGTTTTTTTACTATTCTAAATCAGTACCATTATTTAATATATGTGAAGATAACTTCTTCGTTTATGAAAATTTTGGCTTACGATAGTCACGAAATGATATTCGAAAGAGACGTGTGTTGGTCATCGGGCGTACCGAATCACTGGATGCTGGATTAAAGGAATTCTATTAATAAAATTAAgattatttagtatttaaaattatttcaattgtTTATTACTGTCTTAATTTAATAGTGCTTGCGCAATTCAGTTTGAAAAACGTAATgatttaaatgtattttttagATTGCGGTATTGCTACTTCTACAGGTTTTAAACCAACAATTGTAAATGGAACTCAACCTAATATTAGTGAATTCCCATGGCATGCTACACTTTATAAGGCAGAACAATCCCATGgtactaaaaattttatttgcgGCGCAACTATTATTCGTCCCAATCTTTTAATTACAGCGGCACATTGTGTTTATAATCGAAACTATCGTAAAGCGGAAGAACCTTCAAAATTTCATGTAGTAACAGGCAATATTTATAGAGATTACGACTCTCCTTTTCACGATTTAAATATTGTGAAGAAAGTTCAAGTaggtatatttaaaattattgtaaatatttatcagtaactaaattattaatattttccttCAATTTCAGGTAAAAAATATCTACATTGTATGTTCTTATCAGGACGCGTATGGAAACTACGCTGAAGATATGGCTATATTAGAAATACAGGAGTCATTTAAATTTTCATCTTTGTTATTGCCAGTATGCttggatcttaatgatgatcgaaTTCGTTTAGACGCTGGATTATATGGGAAAGTAGCAGGATTTGGTAGAACTGCTGTGGGATCATCCAGCTATATTTTACAATCAGTTACACTACCATATGTTTCTTTAACTCACTGTAAATCGATAAGCCAAAATTATGAGACTGAACCATTTATTACACATGATAAATTTTGTGCAGGTTACacaaatggttagtatgatatttaattaattgatcAAGATATACATTTAACGAATGTTATGTATATCTTGTCTATGTGTAATATCAgcgcttttttattttattctgaagtgtactaaaaatatgaaaattataggAACGGCGGTTTGTGATGGCGATAGTGGCGGCGGATTAGTTTTTAAGAAAGGAGATCAATGGTACTTAAAAGGTATTGTTAGTCTTAGTCTTGGAACAAAAGATGTAGGTGGAAGTAAAGTATGTAACAGTGATACATATTCTTTATTTACAACGGTTTCTAAACATAAGCCATGGAtagaagcagttatatttaaaatagaatCCAAGAAATCATATTTTTGTGAAGGTTAAATCATATTTTTACGATATAACTGATCCCTAATAAAACAGACTgaaatgtttatatttaatatGATACGATACAAGATATATACCTATTATTATACCGTACTAAGGTGTTTATCTTTGTTTTATACCTTATCATTACACTCATTTAAAGGAATCATCAATAAAGCAAAACGAGTTACACAATATGACAAATTGTTATCTTCACTGCAAAATGCGAAATTGTATTattgttttaaaaataataaaactataCAATCTAGGAACAcacaaattataaaatacactaaaatgaCATACGTACTTATAAATATTACCTTTACAGATTAAATTCTAGTTTTACATTTTACGTTAGTTtatgtataaaataattttttcaatatttaaataaataaaagtacATACATTATaagtcagtctacaaacatgaaAGTATTAATTTACAAAACAAATTTGATATTGTTTATGGTTCATCAGTATATATATTATGTACATTGTGGTTCTGTTAAAGTTTTCTTATGTTGAGATATTTgtgacgatgaagactgagatGAAGATACTTTAGGTGACTTAGTAcctagaataaaatataaattatgtcATAGCAGAAATTGAAATGTTCTATATTTAAAAGATCACAAATATCTTACCATCAATGTGTAAGCCATTCATACTTAGTTCAAGTTCATTGATACTAGAACTTAAATTAGTGCTTGGTAGTGGAGGGAATACACTCTCTTCAAGTTTCATTAATTCTTCTAATTCCTGTTCTAAGTCAGTGTTTGAATCATCATTTTTCAAAGTCTCTGATAAAATGAATTGTACTTCTTTTTGTTCTTCCAAAGCCTGAAGTTCATAATTaatgtaattttatatttttaatagaaaGATAAAAAATGATACATTACTTTTATTTAAAAGTATACTTACTTCTGACAAGTCACCCATGATATCTCTAACATTATCTTCTGATAAACCACTTTCATTCAATTTCTTTAACACATCTGATCCTGTTTTGTAAGCAgataatacagcagtgtttgtgtGAGTATCCTGAATATTTGATATAAGAACTCGAATATTTTCAAGAGTTTGAGATCGTTTTTCAATAGTATTTTctaattcttttttctttcttaaaTGTGTTTTCGCCACTTGTCGTAATCCTTTAGTTAAATATGATTTTGCATGGTTAATGACGTTGATCTTTTCTTCTTCCATaagttgtatttcttttattaGCTCATTTTCTTGTTTCATTAGTTTGTATAATCCTTTATCAATTTCTGTTACAACATCTGATGTATGTACAGTTATTTTAAccaataattcattttcatttatattatttgtGAAAGCTACCTTCTTTTCACGTCTCAACCATATTAAAACTAACATTACAGTGttatctgttatatttttatctatTTGAGATTTACAGGTCTTTACTACTTCAGAAAATGGTATAAGAATATTTTCTTTCTTGTTttccaaaatacaaaatatagtttGTCCTAACTCCTTAACAATTTGCAAATGTATGTATCTCGCTTCTTTATTAATTTCATTGTTCACAACATAACTTACAACTTtagaaaatgaccataccagtgGTCGTTTCACAAATATATCAATTGACCATGATGTCCATGAATTACAAGGCTCCTTTAAAAATTCACTTTCTggaattatttcattatttctgAAATAATACATGAACAAATAATCACTTTAAAAAATACTTTATAATGACTATGATTGTTagacaatattgaaaatataattACCGAAGAAGTTCCTCAACTACAGTTATCAAACAAAGTGGTGTACAACCTTTCCTTTTAAATACATTATTCAAATCTGTAATAGAGAAGGTACACTGCATTGTATTTTTCAACCATTCGTATATTATATTTTGCCAAAATTTATATTTCGATGTCCAGTCTTGTGGATTGGCTGATTTACTTCGAAAAGGAGAAAACAATGCATTTATTCTTTCTTCTTCGTACCAACATTTTGGCATTTTTTCAGGTGGTAGTGGCAAATTATTATCCATGCCTTTAATTCCTATAAATATTTTTCAGTTAATACGACTTACTTGTTCCTTCAACTTAGGTTATCTAATTGCATATTACTTACTGTCACGATTTTTATGATACAAATCAACAATAGTAATATATAACTATTTGtagttaaaattaatttatttatcaagaataatcataaaaccTTTTAAACGTGTCAAGCATCGGTAATTCTTTATTATGAGCGCAAAAGTTGAAATCCCTCATTACATACAAATATCATTCCGTAACAAAGAGACGCAACAAGTGACACAAAAATAGCATACTATTCTAAAGAGACATAACATTCTATATTCTGTGtatataatcaaaataatttatttatttacttaatttattagtaaatatgttaaatattatatttaatattcaatgtGTATATTAATACTTACTGAATAATTTGTTTATTCGATTATTAGCTCTTCATTTGCGTATATTTGACAGCTTCTATTCTCTATTGAGTTTAATCTAAATGATTTTCCACAATGATATTGATGATGTATCGTTTACTGGCAATTACAAACATTTTATGAAAAAGGGTATCGATTCCTGATTATTCGATTCTGTTCTATATATCGACTTAAAACTAAGAGAGAGGCATAacaatttattatataataatttttattgaaaagaCTGTACGATTATTGCAAAGAGTGGATTTTCTAAATTGGAGTTCGAAGTTTCGGAATACCGACGAGGGGAATGAGAGGTGGAAACTGTCCTAATAAAATGTCCGCTAGATGGGAATACTGCTATCGTAGATCATTAGTTTACATTTTTACCGCTAGATGACGCCAAAGGCATCTTCTTcagtgggttaggtctgggttaggtcaaaCAGCCGATGGTTCACTCCATATTTTGACTACTTGTTTACATACTCcctgtttttgcaataaataaacagtttCTATTACTATCATTGCAACGTAGTGTTCCTAGCATAAAGCCATTAACTTCAAAACTTCAAAtaacatgaaaaataaataagtgTAATGTGTAATAGAACTTAATTGTTTAATAACTTAATCCAGTTGGATTAACTGGAGTCACTTGATGTAAGTTAAGATTTATGTGGCATTGAGTAATAAAGATGCCAGCATCTTCGGGTAAGAATTAGTTTACCTATTTCACatttatataatacaaaatgcaGCATAGGTTTCTATAGTACAAAATACTTTATAGGTTCTATAGTGCAGCTTCTATTTGTATCATTGTTATGGGGTGTAACGAATCCCTTTATTAAAAAAGGGTCACAAGGTTTAGAAAATGTGAAATCATCTTCTAAATATGGTCAGTTTTTTAAGGAGATCAAGTTTCTTATTACAACTTTAGAGGTATATACTTCCTGAATGTGTAATATCTTTAAAAGCTATCATGTTTCTGTATTTCAACTGTAATGTAACTGCATTTATTTTGACAGTACATAATACCATTTATTGTTAACCAATGTGGGTCAGTATTATACTTTTTGACTCTGAGCGATACAGATATTTCTTTGGCTACTCCAGTCACTAATTCTCTTACCTTTGTGGTAACTGCAATAACAGGTTGGATGTTAGGCGAAGAAAAGACACATAGAAGTTAGTGTATTTTCCACTACCTATTAGTTAACATTCAGTTGTAGAACTTATGTaagttatttaaattttcagataCATACATTGGAATGACATTGGTTTTAATTGGAACATTTCTTTGCTGTTGGGATAAAATAGATGTAACTGAATAATATTTAATCTAGTTGATTTatactaaataaaatatttttataatgttCTAGTTACATATATAGACTACGTTTTAAGTCAGATAAAATTTCATACTATGTATGACCCGATTATATGAAATATAAAGTATAGCTTTTAATGAGTGTTAATCAGAAACAATAATTACATGCTGTTATAAAATACATGGAAGATGTacaatattgtgatttattattagtattgaaaatatttGGTATTATGCTCGTTTATTTATTTCAAGTTAATAACTGTGTtacaaaatataattttcattcTGGGACTTTTACCTTTAGATATTTAACATTTTGTCTTACAATTATAGAGAAATAATAAGTATGTTAATAGATAGTACAAACTAATCAATGGAACACTACAAATTGTCAATATATCCATGATATTTACATGCAAACAGTAAGTGTCCATATGTACATATAACGCAAAGAGCACCAAATAGAATGAATGTTGTAAATGATTCACTTGATGACTAACGTTGTTTTAGAAGATGTATAGCAGTGATAACATATAGCAGTAAAACAGATCAAATTCTATGTATTTGGCCAGCAGACCTGTTTTTACTACTGCAAGTATTGATATTTTATTTTCGTGATATTTTTGTTAATCAATATATTCCCCGTTTCAAAAATCTTAGTCTGTGACTTATTTGATTATATACTATAACTTACATTATTTATAtaatcaaaaaaaaaaaaaaaaaagattaagTGGAGACACAATAAAGTGAAGTGAAGACAGTTAgaaataaagattattattacaaatatTTACAATTAGTGTATGTAAGTAAGATCACTTCGATCTATGCAcaataaaacatttaaaaattatacATAAGTGCTAATCATCCTCTTTTACAATACGATTGTTgcaaaacaatttaaaaaatatctttACTTTTACATTATTACACTATACCTTATTTTAAGACGTATTACCTGTTATATTCATAGATTAGAATACCTTGCACGTTCAGAAATTTTGATTTGTCTTTTAACGATGTGTATACACTTAGGAGAAATGGCACTCTGATTCACGGTGACATGAAACAATTTTCTTTTGTTCTTATGACTCACATGCATTATATTCAGAATTTTATCATAAACGCATTTATGGACTCTTCAGACATAGTAATAAGCTTATTAAATAACGAATAacgtatttgtttaaaaaaagctAACGATACAGCGTGGACAATATAATTTCTTTTAATGCATTCTCATCTTACGTAACAAATTTAATTTGTTAAATTTGGTAGAGAGAAGGCTCTATCATGAAAGGAAAAATTCAGCATCGG
The sequence above is a segment of the Calliopsis andreniformis isolate RMS-2024a chromosome 3, iyCalAndr_principal, whole genome shotgun sequence genome. Coding sequences within it:
- the LOC143188595 gene encoding coagulation factor X isoform X2; translated protein: MKNTIIVIILSIISNIVEYGHGQSNNCGLERFQCRSGQCITNTLLCDGRPDCNDQSDETNVECTKPEITCPDYAFRCAYGACVDGDAACNGVKDCIDNSDETLPRCSNKEYNISLCSENQFVCNNGQCIAGSKICDGTAECTDSSDETFAQCGSVVCQELFFRCHYGACIDRDLKCNGVVNCADGSDEDPRICSNVVTESPATTSPILTTSTTEWTPRPKQTCIAPLQPKNGFWELDKSHCVTEEQCNVQQGTQMELGTVLVYSCNSGYKIRGPSNVVCGRGGKWFSIPVCIEIHCKALDLGSTFAECYYNGERVSCQSPVLPGTQARSLKCRAGYRQDATLFPSSDVTCTQNGQWEPEPLRCIPGFKPTIVNGTQPNISEFPWHATLYKAEQSHGTKNFICGATIIRPNLLITAAHCVYNRNYRKAEEPSKFHVVTGNIYRDYDSPFHDLNIVKKVQVKNIYIVCSYQDAYGNYAEDMAILEIQESFKFSSLLLPVCLDLNDDRIRLDAGLYGKVAGFGRTAVGSSSYILQSVTLPYVSLTHCKSISQNYETEPFITHDKFCAGYTNGTAVCDGDSGGGLVFKKGDQWYLKGIVSLSLGTKDVGGSKVCNSDTYSLFTTVSKHKPWIEAVIFKIESKKSYFCEG
- the Pus1 gene encoding pseudouridine synthase 1 isoform X1, with the protein product MLIDSVQMLCGTKYRTINNLPLLRCLCSYLDNTFCKNMSVVTESHNLNTNIVEKSNKRQIDDEDSEIKIKAQKIEDTKKTVQRVKRKNYVIMLGYSGKNYFGMQKNNDTKTIESDLFSALLKANLITKEQFEDIREIKFQRAARTDKGVSAVRQIVSLKLPDSATKEEINKHLPQQIRVFSVRRVTKGFNSKNQCDARTYRYVIPTFAFAPEDPSFLTQEEELDEEVRYKQISTINGKPYKEFRFTPDMKEKLNETLKLFEGTHNFHNFTSKIKALDPRSKRFIIYFRCVEIFVANDIEFAVLEVKGQSFMLHQIRKMVAFTVGIFRNIVTDDLIKDIFSVNKIRVSTAPGLGLSLHHVHYKYYNERYGQDGIHEALDWSECDEETEQFYKEHILQNIIDTEATEATTFDWLAHFYTPTRFIVRDTEPTIEYIEEIE
- the LOC143188597 gene encoding charged multivesicular body protein 7, with product MDNNLPLPPEKMPKCWYEEERINALFSPFRSKSANPQDWTSKYKFWQNIIYEWLKNTMQCTFSITDLNNVFKRKGCTPLCLITVVEELLRNNEIIPESEFLKEPCNSWTSWSIDIFVKRPLVWSFSKVVSYVVNNEINKEARYIHLQIVKELGQTIFCILENKKENILIPFSEVVKTCKSQIDKNITDNTVMLVLIWLRREKKVAFTNNINENELLVKITVHTSDVVTEIDKGLYKLMKQENELIKEIQLMEEEKINVINHAKSYLTKGLRQVAKTHLRKKKELENTIEKRSQTLENIRVLISNIQDTHTNTAVLSAYKTGSDVLKKLNESGLSEDNVRDIMGDLSEALEEQKEVQFILSETLKNDDSNTDLEQELEELMKLEESVFPPLPSTNLSSSINELELSMNGLHIDGTKSPKVSSSQSSSSQISQHKKTLTEPQCT
- the LOC143188595 gene encoding coagulation factor X isoform X1, coding for MKNTIIVIILSIISNIVEYGHGQSNNCGLERFQCRSGQCITNTLLCDGRPDCNDQSDETNVECTKPEITCPDYAFRCAYGACVDGDAACNGVKDCIDNSDETLPRCSNKEYNISLCSENQFVCNNGQCIAGSKICDGTAECTDSSDETFAQCGSVVCQELFFRCHYGACIDRDLKCNGVVNCADGSDEDPRICSNVVTESPATTSPILTTSTTEWTPRPKQTCIAPLQPKNGFWELDKSHCVTEEQCNVQQGTQMELGTVLVYSCNSGYKIRGPSNVVCGRGGKWFSIPVCIEIHCKALDLGSTFAECYYNGERVSCQSPVLPGTQARSLKCRAGYRQDATLFPSSDVTCTQNGQWEPEPLRCIPDCGIATSTGFKPTIVNGTQPNISEFPWHATLYKAEQSHGTKNFICGATIIRPNLLITAAHCVYNRNYRKAEEPSKFHVVTGNIYRDYDSPFHDLNIVKKVQVKNIYIVCSYQDAYGNYAEDMAILEIQESFKFSSLLLPVCLDLNDDRIRLDAGLYGKVAGFGRTAVGSSSYILQSVTLPYVSLTHCKSISQNYETEPFITHDKFCAGYTNGTAVCDGDSGGGLVFKKGDQWYLKGIVSLSLGTKDVGGSKVCNSDTYSLFTTVSKHKPWIEAVIFKIESKKSYFCEG
- the LOC143177576 gene encoding transmembrane protein 234 homolog isoform X1, producing the protein MPASSGSIVQLLFVSLLWGVTNPFIKKGSQGLENVKSSSKYGQFFKEIKFLITTLEYIIPFIVNQCGSVLYFLTLSDTDISLATPVTNSLTFVVTAITGWMLGEEKTHRNTYIGMTLVLIGTFLCCWDKIDVTE
- the LOC143177576 gene encoding transmembrane protein 234 homolog isoform X2, which codes for MPASSGSIVQLLFVSLLWGVTNPFIKKGSQGLENVKSSSKYGQFFKEIKFLITTLEYIIPFIVNQCGSVLYFLTLSDTDISLATPVTNSLTFVVTAITDTYIGMTLVLIGTFLCCWDKIDVTE
- the Pus1 gene encoding pseudouridine synthase 1 isoform X2, with amino-acid sequence MSVVTESHNLNTNIVEKSNKRQIDDEDSEIKIKAQKIEDTKKTVQRVKRKNYVIMLGYSGKNYFGMQKNNDTKTIESDLFSALLKANLITKEQFEDIREIKFQRAARTDKGVSAVRQIVSLKLPDSATKEEINKHLPQQIRVFSVRRVTKGFNSKNQCDARTYRYVIPTFAFAPEDPSFLTQEEELDEEVRYKQISTINGKPYKEFRFTPDMKEKLNETLKLFEGTHNFHNFTSKIKALDPRSKRFIIYFRCVEIFVANDIEFAVLEVKGQSFMLHQIRKMVAFTVGIFRNIVTDDLIKDIFSVNKIRVSTAPGLGLSLHHVHYKYYNERYGQDGIHEALDWSECDEETEQFYKEHILQNIIDTEATEATTFDWLAHFYTPTRFIVRDTEPTIEYIEEIE